The following nucleotide sequence is from Penicillium digitatum chromosome 5, complete sequence.
AGAAGATCTCGTCAAGAATCGTAAAAACAAGATGGGTATTAAGATGCTGATTATTCAGCGTAGCAAAGATGCGACGGGCAGCAGCCTGCGCATTAGCTCTGCCGACGACATTGCCCGCCAGATCTGGGATGAGCGTAGCCAAGACTACAGTAGCCTCGGCACGACTATTGAGACGGTCTGCGGCCGAACGAAAAGGGGATTTGCGGAGTACACCGCCGGGCCAGAGGGTATCGCGAGCGAGAACAAGGTATTTGATTAGCGAATCATCCTGGACCAGGCCACGCGCTCCGTCGCGAACCTTGCGCTCTATTGTTCCGCCGAGGAGTTGGTGCAGCACAACAACGACGGCACGGCCGCGCAGCCAGTTGTTACCGCGGTTCAGCTCGAAGGCTTCGAGGAAGAGATCGCAGATGGGCTTGATGAATGGTTCGAGTTCACGGTCTTCGAAGGCGTTGAGTTCCGCTTCGGCTTCGGCGGCTATGACGGCGTCTTGGGTTGCGAGGCTGGCGTCTGGAACCGTTGTGCTGATGGCCTGTTGAGTGGCGGCTGAGATGAGATTCTGGCCTGCGGTAGATAGTTGGTCCAGAACACCAAAGTTGCCGAGGAAGTCATCCATGCCGTCCGCGACAGAGTTGTAAATACGTGTGACAAGGTCTTTGGTCTCACCTTCGTTGTCGCGAGCGTTTTCCTTACGGGGAAGGATGGCACGTTCAGAGAGGAATGCACGTAGATCGTGGCTGCGACAGACCTCTGGCAGGAGGAGGAGCTTCTGTAGATAGGCTTCGAGGGCTAGTCGCCGTTTATGAAGAAACTCTTTCTGCAGCTTCATAACGACGCGTCGCCGGGGGAACTCCAAGTGCCGGACGGAGGGGTAGCGTTGGCGTAGCTTTTGATGCAGATCGTGGAACTCGCTGTATCGCCGTGCAACAACCCACGATGCAGCAGGCATTTGCTCGCCAGCATTTCTTCGAACTTCCACGACGTCTAAAATAACCAGTTAGCGTGAAcaaacacacacacacacggTACGTTAGGAGGTTATCTTACACATTGCGAATTCACGGCCATCGTCCTCCTCTTTGCCCACGACGGTAGACTTGAGACTAACGGTCGATCGCCCGAACAAGCTGTTATCCCTTTCCTGGAGAATGTACTGTTGCCGCTGCATTTCCTTGCGGTGCATTTCGCGCTGGATGCTGGCCTTGGACTTGCGCAGAATTCTCAGCTCCGCGGTGTTGTTTGTCAGTTCTGCTTTGCGTGTCAATGCTTGGACCACGGCGTCCTGGGCCGCAAGCTTGTCAATGTCCACCGAGAGCGCCTCAATCGCTTCCGTAAGACCCAAATCACCCGGTGCAGCTTCGTGCACTTCATCTGCTGAGTCTTTCCCATCCACGCCGTCTGGTTCTTCGTATTCATCTTCGATGAATTTCTGTTGATCTGGAAATAGGTCGTCTTCAAATACACCAAGTCGCGACGCATGATCCACAAGACCAAGCGATGCGATGCTTTTCTTGGTTCTTTCATTCCGGGTGTCAACCTGGGGAATTTCGGACGAGCTGCGCGACGAAAGAACAGGACGCTCCGGCCCGAACAGACCGGCGGCATCTCCTTTGAGGTCTTCAATTCTTCCATTTTTCGGCTCGTTGGTGATGATGTCATTAAGTGCTGCCTCCATCGTCTCAAGGACTTGGCTTTGGCTCTGACCAGCATCATTCTCGCCATTCTGGGAATCCTTGCCCAAACTATGAGTGGACGTGGCGAGGTTGTCTGTGTCGTAGTCGTCATCAAAAAGATGACTAGATCGCTCTGAATCTATTGATTGTCGTGATGAATCGTCACCATCAAACAATTTCCCCATGCCCCGCACATCACTGGAAGAGACAGCGGCTCGTCGAAGGTCTTTCGATGGTCTCAATCCCGGCTGTGAGGTGGTTCGTGACAGTAGAGGGGGCAGAGGTCGCCTCTCAAGAGTTTCAAAAGTGACTGCTATGGGGGAGGATTGACGAACTGGTGCCTGGGCAAGAGATGCTTCATCAGACGCAAGATACTTCCAATATAGATCGGACTCCTTGAACTTCGGATAATAAGTATCCTGGAGATGCTCGAGAATGGCAGATTGGGTTGTCAAAACAACCATTCGCGCTTTTCGGTATTGTTCCGAAGTGGCACGCTTTCCTGCACTGAGGAATGTCTTAACTGCTCGGCGAGACTCTTCAGAGACCTTCAGTTCTGGTTTTGAGAGGTAGGTTTCACTGATGAGAGCTAGATCGTTTCTGTCAGCTGGTTTCCATGCCATTGAATTGGGCGCTGCCTCGTCTCCAAAGTCATCTTCAAGTGGGTTGCGGAATCCATCTACAACAACCCAGAATTGAACAAGCGACATCAACTTTTGGCGGTCCATAAACTCCATAAAATAAGAAAGCCCAGATGCGCTGTGCATCACGTCAACCAGAGATGATCCATGCATTCTAGATGGAATCTCTGGTCGAACGTCTATTGCGGGGGGTACATGGGGGTTCTCGCCAGTTTTCGCAAGATTCGCCACTTTCTGATCGAGAACACGTttgcctgtttccaaccgTTTCAGATAGACCTGATCCTGGCCCTCGACCATACTCTCTTGTTTCAATTGACTGGAAACGAGGGCACGGAACCGACGGGCATCGGAGAGGTTATTACATTTCCTGATTGCCCTCACAAAGCGCTCAAAGGCTCGCTCTGAGTCGGTTGCAGAAATTCTTGGGAATGGTTGCCCGCGCTTAGATTTGGGGTTTGGTGAGGCGTGCTGGTCCAAAGCGGCGCGCAGTTTGCGCACAGTCTTCCGGTCCTGCAAAGCTGTGCGGCCATATGCTTCTATTAGTTGGTTCCATGTGTCTGGATCTGACAAAGAAGTAACTATTGGAATAAGCACAGCGCATGAGATGATTTCGCGAATCAGAACCGACACAATTCGACTATTTAGTACGCTCTCTGGGAATAGCTGGGGTAAAAGGCCAACCGCTAACTTGCGCAGGTACTCCTGTTGAACAGACTTTTGATCGGACGCAGAGATTGCAACCGCAGGATGTAAGCGGCCTTCGCGGAATTTTTTTGCAATGGCCAAATCGAGCTCTCCAGACTCGGTCACATTTCGATTGAGATTGCGTCCCCGAACAGAACGCTCGGCAATGTCAAATTCTTTGAGGTGCGATGTCACGATTGGGAAGATGCGCGATACGATCAGCGAGACCATTTCCTCTGTAATCAACCTATCCCGGAGGTTTTCAAGGGCGACACGAATCGTTCGATCAATCTCATTGGCAAATATGGGGTTCGGGCTGATGCCGCCGTACCACGAGGAAATAAAATCTCGGGTGATGAAAGACAAAATTTCGTCGATCCCTTCCGATACGACAAAGGACTGAGGATAGAGTGGTCGAGGCCGGTATCGCGTGCTCCGGTGGACATTCAGCACTTCCTTTCGCCATTGGTTTGGTTTTGTGAAAGCCACTGAAACTTTCTTATTGACTATTTCATTTCGGTGCCGGATTGTCAATGTGACAAGTCCTAAAAGACCCACAGAAACCAGGATGGCGCCCAGCGTCACAGCATATCCTAGATACCGGAGGATCGGGAGCCAACGAGCCACAAGACCCCAAGCGATGAATACGCCGACGCCCGTCAGAACTAGGTCGCGACGACTAAGGGCCATTCTCCCCACACGATTGTTAGAGCTCCACGGCTCATAACGATTACTCCCGGGAACTTGGGAGCGAACAGCTCGGCATGGTATTATGGTCACGGTCAACTGGGCCGGATAGGCGGTGAAACTCTCGTTTGTATTGGGCGTCCAAGAATGAAGCCGGATATCTGGTAATTCAAAATAtctaagagcaagaagaggTAAGGACGTGGATCTCACCTATAAAGGCAATATCAAAAAGAACAGCCAAGCAGCGAGTCGAGAAAGACACGATCCCGTGACCGTGCGGGAGGATCCCGCCGGACGTCATTTTGTTTACTTAAGCTGATAATCCGGGGCCCGGCACCCAACGTTCAACTTGGTCTttcccctcttcttcttccttttctaATTCTCACTCTCTTCTCTTTACTCATACTGGTTGAACGGTTTCTGCGCCATGGCTTCTATTACGGATTTCGTCGACTTTTCCTCTAAGCCTTTACTATGTGAGTTGGTCTCTTTACAGGATCTCAACAATTTGCATGTGACTAACCCCAACAGGGTCCGCCGCGACTATTGCTTTTAACCCAATTTTCTGGAAGTAAGTGTCCATATTGTTTGAGAGAACTATACCAGCCATGACTCTGTCCTTGAGCAATAGCTAACCTGAACTTTCTAGCATTGTTGCCCGCGCAGGTTGGCTGACTCCACCCGAGGACTGTTGCATTCAGCCCAAGCTAACCGGTGAACAGAGTATCGCAACCACTTCTTGACCCGCCTCTTTGGAGGCGCTTACAATGGTTGCTACTTCCTTGCAATCACCATTTTCTCCCTCGGAATTTTCCGTGACCATGTCTACCAACTTGCTCTAGCTGACCAACCCTTCTACGCTCCTGTCCACCAACCGATCATTGGAGGTGCCTTGTTTACCATCGGTTCGGTCTTGGTTCTCTCCAGCATGTGGGCTCTTGGTGTGACCGGTACCTACCTTGGCGACTACTTCGGTATTCTCATGGACGCTCCCGTGACCGGGTTCCCTTTCAACGTGACCGGCTCGCCGATGTACTGGGGTAGCACCTTGAACTTCCTTGGCGTTGCACTGTACCACGGCAAGGTTGCTGGCCTTCTTTTGACTGCCCAGGTCTTTGTCCTGTACTGGTTCGCTCTTGGCTGGGAAGAGTAAGTAGTTGTTTTTGCAGCATTCCTAGAACTAAACTAACCATCTCTAGCCCCTTCACTGCTGAGATCTATGCCAAGCGTGAGCGTGAGCGTGCCAAGAAGCAGGGTGGCAAGAAGCAGTAAGCGCTGTTAATGTATACCAGGATTGGCCGGGACATTCAACATCCACAATCCGCGCCCCAAAAGAGAGGCCAGGTTGTTCAGACAACTTGACACCCTAAAGTCAGGGATTTGCCCATGACAACGTTCCAGCACTTGGATGCATCCGAATCTTCAACGACGCTGGACCTGTAGACAATAGATCTTTACCTTGTCCTTGATACTGAGGATGAGTAGAACAGGACAAGGCCCTACTGTGATTTCCCTTACGCGACTACAAACCTTTTAATGCAATCAACCCATCGCGCCAAAACTGCAGTACAACTGTGAATCAGTAGACCTTATCTGCTTACTTGTGATTGAGGATGTACAAGGGGCCTTTGAAGTGTTTGTCTGTTTGGGGGCCAGGGGAGAGAGATATCTACCGCAGACAAAACGAATGCTCCAGACAAGACAAAAGGCTTTAAATTTAGCACATGCCACATGCCACATTCTCCAATTCTGTTCTCTGGGCCTATTTCCATGCAAACAACCATCCCAAGCAATTGAGAAAGATCCAGTATGTTCGCGACGGTCTGTTGAGATAGACCAGCTGTCTCGATGCCTGGTTTGTTTAGCTGCCACCTAGTCTTTAGCTAGCTTTTGTCTGTACAGCATCAATCCTTTCTCTCCTCTATGCTCTCTTGTTAAGACCAAAGTATTAGGCCGAGCCAAAGAGCTTTACAGATGTCAGCACAATCAATCACCAGGGAATTTCCCGTTGTTGAGAGGACCTAGTGATGAGCATAGTTATCAGAGCGTTATACTACAGCCAAGTCTCCTCGCCTGATTTCACACTCATTCTCTCGGACTACACAATGGCCCAGCTAATAGACGACCAAGATCATTCCAGTCTCTCTGACGGAATAAAGCCCAAGTAAAGAGCCAGTACAACTTCAACTGCCGGTTCTTCGCCAACATTATTCCGGCGCGCTTACCCCCACTGCATATGTACCATCCAATGCATAGCTGGCTCACTTCTATGGGCAATTACTCTCGGGTGACGATTTAAGTGAAGATCAAATGAGAATCAATGAAAGTCAAAAGCGATTCAATACGTCAAATTCGCTAAGCATGCCTGACCTTCTTCAGCCTACTGGGATGAACCAGAGCAAGAGACAAAGACCCAGGTGATAAAGCTCGAATGGTTGACATTCCTCGCTTGTTTTTTACGCAGGTGAGAGGAAGGTCTTTACGGCGAGGATCATGCTGTGTGgtttgctttttgtttgaTTCGCCCTTAATGGGTCCAGCACGACGTTCGCTACACTCCCTCAATCCAGGGGACCTCGTCCGATTGAAAAGACTCCCGGGGTTTCCCAGCTGGAAGTTATCACCACCCTTTTCTTTCCAGCAGGTGCAAGTAACAACTGCACTACGAGAATCAAATGGGGTGAGTTTCCCATGCGCCGTGCATTCTTCTATGATGACACCACAATGACATCGGCTTGGTGAACCAGGAATCAAAACCAAGCCAGTAGGTTGGAACCAGTGTTGGGTTCAGTCATTAGCCGATATTCTGGCCATTGGCTAGGATGAACCAGGTTGGGAATCACTGGTGAGAATCATGATGAACTTACCTTGCAAAGCCAGAAGAACATGCTTAATGGATCGGAGTTCAGTGGCAGCGTTGTTAGCAACAAGCAATCAGGGAGCACCGAGCACCGCACACCCAATTCCAAGGTCCATGGTGATCCTTCGAAAGATGTGTGCCCTGGCTCAATCCAACTGGGCTGAGGTGTTTCGTGTTACTACGTTCCCTAacaaaggaagaaaaaagggcAGATTGAGGAGGCAGAACAAGAGAGGAAGCTGAAATCGGACAACCCCACCTGAAGCAGAGCAGAGTGAAACTATGACCGGGGAGATGAAGATATCTACAACAGAAACTCATCCAAGACTTGACTACAGACCATTCAGCATGTTCAAGGTCCATTTCCCCTAGCAGACGAATTCAAGAAACTCGAATTGAAACACATTCGCCAGGTCCATGGTGTTACCGTATACCTAGGTATGCTGAGAAGACTTGACCTGGACAAATACCGCGTTGATATCACCAGGAACCGGTGAGTCACTGGCTATGGAAGGCAGATCGAAGCCCAAGACTGGAACAAACAGACCCCCATCGGATGAGACTGTGGTAATCATGACTTGCCATCCCCAGACATGGCAGTGACAACTTGCGCACCAAGACTTGAGATGGAAGTCCTGGAATATGAAAAACAGAGTTGCCGAAAAACAAAGAATCAGAAATTGACCGTCGATCTCACCGTCAATCCGACAGCTTGAACTTGAACCAAACCCCGTGCCCTCCCGTAGAGGACATTGTTCAGCTATGCCAGGGGAAGAAGTGCAGATACCGAATGGTGACAGTAGGTAAAAATCCCATGTCGTTGCTTAAATACCAAATTAGCCGCAGCTGTAGAGGCGTGGTGGTTATGACCTCAAGATTGACATGCACGCAGGAGGAGGCTCAGACCAAGGAGAAAACCAAGGATGGTGCCGAGATCGAGGGCGAGGACGAGAACGATATCATCAATGAGGCGAAGGAGAGCAAAGGCAAAATAGTAGCATGGCGACGGTCTCACCATGCACGTTTGGTCTGCTCACCAAGTGGACTTGCGTGCCCTACTGGGATGGCCCATGGACATTCCAGTTGTTATTCTTTTGTGAATGAAGCGTTTGTTGTTAAACCCAGCCGAATAACAAAAAGTCTTGCTTGTTTATAGAAATGAGGGTATATTCCGACGCCACATGAATCAAAGAGCCCAAGGAGACAGATACGGGGTATTACGCAGAGTTTATAATCGCCAGGAAGAGTGCTAGACATGAAAAATGCCAGAAGGCCCAgtatcaaaaaaaaaaaaaaaaaacaaagaaaagtaGCACTGGCAATAGCCCATCTCTCACTGCCGCCGTCCCCTCCCTCTCTTCACCTGCGTCCGACTCTCATCAACTGTCtcaacctcatcctcatcggtCCCCTTCTTCAAGTCCTCGCCCTCAGCAAGGCCCCACTTCTCACGGTCATACCAGTCCTCGCCATCACTCATCTCCCCAACATGTCCCTCAGCCTTACACCAATCCAGAACATCAGCTTTCATGCGGCAAGATCTTTTCAGCGAATCGAGCATGTGCTCGACCCCGCGCACCGTCTCTTCCTGCTTCTGGATATACGACCAAAGTAGTCGGCGGGtttcctcggcctcggcagCAGGGAGGCCGAAGTTCGGGTCAGGGCGGATGTTGTCCGGGACAAGGAATAGAGGGTGCGGGGTTGGGAGTGGGAATGCTGTGTCGGAGGAGAGTGGGGAGCTATTTTCAGTTTCGTTTGGGACTGCGTGGGCTTGCGCACGCGTTGTCATTCTCCGTGGCGGTTCTGGTGAGGAGCCATCGTGCATTTCGAGGTCTTGTTCCGTGTCGTCGTTGAGTTCGGTTGTGTCGACGGGATCGGCATCTTTCGACATTTCCATGTCTTGTTTCCCGTTGGATGGTGGATTTGTGCTCACCCCAGCTGCATCGCTGTTGTTTCTCTCTTGAGCGAGAGTCGAGGCGTTAGGGTGAGGTGGGAGGTCTTTGACAGTGGCATCGGTCTCTTCTGATTTAAGCTGCAGGCCATTCTTGGCAAGTTCACCCTCTGCTGGAACCTCGGCCATTTCCACGTCATTCTGCATTGAACTAGGCTGGGGCTTTGTCCCATTCTTTGCCGATGAGGGGTCCTGGGTAGCTATTGATGCAGGGACGTTTTGTGCCACATCCTGCTGGCCATTGAGATCCTTAGTGATGGACGGAGTACCAGTTCCACTTGCACCCTGACCGGCATATACGCTCGGGTCATTACTGGCAAGCCTGGGGTCGAAGATCAAGTGATCACTAGGCGTCTCGAGTGCACCGCATGGCATCCAACCGCTATCACCGAGGAATTGCCTATGCAAGTTCCTTGCGCGCCAGAGCAAAGCCCGTTCCTGGCGGAGCTTGTGTTCGACGGTCAATGTCATCTTCTCTAGGGCTTGCGACGTGTATGCTTGGGACATGGAAGGATGGGTGGGGAGTTCGGAAGGATGCTTCAAGGGACAAAGAAGAgctgaaaagaaaaaaccaTTAGCCATGAAGCCACAAACAGAACTGAAAAAGGAGGGGGGAAACATACTCTCAAGCGCAATACCGGAGAACGGGTTCTCTTCAGCAGCTGCAGCATCAGCCTCGGaatcttcatcatcctcatcaagCTCGTCTCCCTCGGAATCGTAGCGAACCGGGTTCGGCTGAAGAATATAGCGCGTATACCCAGCATGATCGACTCTCTTATCACCGTTCAAAAGTCAGTTTCCAAAAAATCCTAGTCTCATCTTTATCACCATAGCGTCCATGTCCCAAGATCGGCAAATCACACACCTGCTTATAGTAATCCTCGGCGTTGATGTAACCCAGTGCGCCCTCGCTCACATACTTAGCGTTAGCATGCATTTTGTTTCCCCTATTTGTCGGTGCCATGATTGGGTCGTCTGGGCCATTTTCTGGTGAAGAAAGATGTCAGAGAATAATGATGCTTGGAAAGACAGACTGCTTGGTCGATAACTTACCTTCACGCTCTCTGCGCAAGGCCCGCTTCATTCCAATGATGGTATCGGCGATCAACGCCGCTTGCGCCGTCATAGTTACGGTCTCGACAACAAGATTATCAGGTTAGATATTTCGGTTTGCGCGTTAGAGAGGGGTCCTTGGTTAAATGGGGGGCGTGGGAGGGTTCCCGATGAGAGGAAGAGTGAGAGGCTGGGTGTTTTTATGCTGATACCTCAATTTGATATTTATATTTTGCAAGAATCAAAAAAAGTGAGCTGTAATGTCTTTGGGTGACTGTGATGAAGCTCTATTGACGGCAAGACATGCGGAAGACCGATCGCCGCTAGCCAGATTAGGAAATCCAGGTTATGTGATAAGGGTTGAACACGTGATATACCCTCATTGTATGCTGTGCATGGAGTTGgtgatgatttttttttatacaaTAATTGCTTATTATGAGATAATCCAGTTCATTTACAGTATGAACCTTAGATCCTAGTCATATCATTCAATCGTCGGCATCAACCCACACCAAAATCCCCTTCTTGTCCGATTTCACATCCCCCGTTGGAAGGACGCGGAGCGTTTTGTTGAAGTAGGTGTCAATGACCACCAGCTGTGGCTGGATCCACAAGCCGCGCTTCGCCGCAAACAGATTGAAATTCACTGTATGGCGACTCAGTGGAACAAGCTGCACAACGGTGGTCTTCGGCCCACTAAAGGCAAAGTGCTCGCTCGCTTCCATGACCAGGTTGAAGGTGAGGAAGTGGGTAGAGGAGTTCTCCAGTACATAATCCATGTGAATCAACCCCGGCATGTTGCTAGATGAGGTAGCCGATGCAAGGACTCGAGGCTCGCCCATGGGGACGACAAATCGGGGAATATCGAGGACGGTGGTTGTAATGGAGTTATCTGCATCGGAATAAGCTGCAGATCCAGATGACTGCCGACGCCAATTGACCTCCAACGCGCAAGTGAGTGCAGTTGGTCGACGGTCTCCAAGAACAAGCTTCTGGACATCGAGGCAGAAGTTGGATTCTCGCAGTTCTTCTGGTGCGAGATGAGGCGTTTCTGGACTGACAAGCTCTTCCGAGTGAACCTCGCAAATGGCTCCCCCGTTGGCTTCGAGGAGAATCAGGGACATCTTGTCAATTACCAGCGGCTCCACTGCAAATGAGACCACTTTGGAATTGAGGTACCACCTCTGGAACAGGCCTATAGGACTCGGCGCGGAGCTGTTCTCGGGTAAGGTATCACCAACTGCGAAGAAATTAGGCCATGGCTGTGGGTGAATTGCCGGCAAGAATTCATAGTTTGCTTCAAACGGCCGAATGAACGATAGATCCACGGTGATATTCTTCATAATCGGGGTCTGAATATCAGACACCAAATGATACACAGCCGAGACTTCCAACGTAAAATCCGTGGTCTCCTGGGTATCGTCCAGCACAATTGTAAGAGTTTTGTTGGAAAAGCGCTCCAGAACACCCACAGCTCGTTTCAAGTAATGAGACGGCCCCTCAATCGGGGTGCTCGCGCGTGATTCGAGGAGATCAAGGTCGCTATCGGTGTCGAGCCACTGTATTTGAGCTGTGGACTCAGTGCCGAAGATTCTGATTTCAG
It contains:
- a CDS encoding Intermediate filament protein (Mdm1), putative; the encoded protein is MTSGGILPHGHGIVSFSTRCLAVLFDIAFIDIRLHSWTPNTNESFTAYPAQLTVTIIPCRAVRSQVPGSNRYEPWSSNNRVGRMALSRRDLVLTGVGVFIAWGLVARWLPILRYLGYAVTLGAILVSVGLLGLVTLTIRHRNEIVNKKVSVAFTKPNQWRKEVLNVHRSTRYRPRPLYPQSFVVSEGIDEILSFITRDFISSWYGGISPNPIFANEIDRTIRVALENLRDRLITEEMVSLIVSRIFPIVTSHLKEFDIAERSVRGRNLNRNVTESGELDLAIAKKFREGRLHPAVAISASDQKSVQQEYLRKLAVGLLPQLFPESVLNSRIVSVLIREIISCAVLIPIVTSLSDPDTWNQLIEAYGRTALQDRKTVRKLRAALDQHASPNPKSKRGQPFPRISATDSERAFERFVRAIRKCNNLSDARRFRALVSSQLKQESMVEGQDQVYLKRLETGKRVLDQKVANLAKTGENPHVPPAIDVRPEIPSRMHGSSLVDVMHSASGLSYFMEFMDRQKLMSLVQFWVVVDGFRNPLEDDFGDEAAPNSMAWKPADRNDLALISETYLSKPELKVSEESRRAVKTFLSAGKRATSEQYRKARMVVLTTQSAILEHLQDTYYPKFKESDLYWKYLASDEASLAQAPVRQSSPIAVTFETLERRPLPPLLSRTTSQPGLRPSKDLRRAAVSSSDVRGMGKLFDGDDSSRQSIDSERSSHLFDDDYDTDNLATSTHSLGKDSQNGENDAGQSQSQVLETMEAALNDIITNEPKNGRIEDLKGDAAGLFGPERPVLSSRSSSEIPQVDTRNERTKKSIASLGLVDHASRLGVFEDDLFPDQQKFIEDEYEEPDGVDGKDSADEVHEAAPGDLGLTEAIEALSVDIDKLAAQDAVVQALTRKAELTNNTAELRILRKSKASIQREMHRKEMQRQQYILQERDNSLFGRSTVSLKSTVVGKEEDDGREFAMYVVEVRRNAGEQMPAASWVVARRYSEFHDLHQKLRQRYPSVRHLEFPRRRVVMKLQKEFLHKRRLALEAYLQKLLLLPEVCRSHDLRAFLSERAILPRKENARDNEGETKDLVTRIYNSVADGMDDFLGNFGVLDQLSTAGQNLISAATQQAISTTVPDASLATQDAVIAAEAEAELNAFEDRELEPFIKPICDLFLEAFELNRGNNWLRGRAVVVVLHQLLGGTIERKVRDGARGLVQDDSLIKYLVLARDTLWPGGVLRKSPFRSAADRLNSRAEATVVLATLIPDLAGNVVGRANAQAAARRIFATLNNQHLNTHLVFTILDEIFLVLFGSSGRSR
- a CDS encoding Phospholipid methyltransferase, translated to MASITDFVDFSSKPLLWSAATIAFNPIFWNIVARAEYRNHFLTRLFGGAYNGCYFLAITIFSLGIFRDHVYQLALADQPFYAPVHQPIIGGALFTIGSVLVLSSMWALGVTGTYLGDYFGILMDAPVTGFPFNVTGSPMYWGSTLNFLGVALYHGKVAGLLLTAQVFVLYWFALGWEDPFTAEIYAKRERERAKKQGGKKQ
- a CDS encoding Transcriptional regulatory protein RXT2, N-terminal, whose protein sequence is MTAQAALIADTIIGMKRALRREREENGPDDPIMAPTNRGNKMHANAKYVSEGALGYINAEDYYKQRVDHAGYTRYILQPNPVRYDSEGDELDEDDEDSEADAAAAEENPFSGIALETLLCPLKHPSELPTHPSMSQAYTSQALEKMTLTVEHKLRQERALLWRARNLHRQFLGDSGWMPCGALETPSDHLIFDPRLASNDPSVYAGQGASGTGTPSITKDLNGQQDVAQNVPASIATQDPSSAKNGTKPQPSSMQNDVEMAEVPAEGELAKNGLQLKSEETDATVKDLPPHPNASTLAQERNNSDAAGVSTNPPSNGKQDMEMSKDADPVDTTELNDDTEQDLEMHDGSSPEPPRRMTTRAQAHAVPNETENSSPLSSDTAFPLPTPHPLFLVPDNIRPDPNFGLPAAEAEETRRLLWSYIQKQEETVRGVEHMLDSLKRSCRMKADVLDWCKAEGHVGEMSDGEDWYDREKWGLAEGEDLKKGTDEDEVETVDESRTQVKRGRGRRQ